From Paenibacillus sp.:
CCACCGTAACTTCGCGGGCTCCGTCCAATCGGTGTCCGGGGAGCTCGGCGTCATCATTCCTCCGAGCATTCCGCTCATCCTGTACGGCGTCGCGACGGAAACGTCGATCGGCGATTTGTTCATGGCGGGCTTGATTCCGGGCCTCTTGATCGGCCTGTCGCTCATCGCCACCGTCTTCGTCATCGCGAAGAAGCGCAGCTACGCCAAGGAAAACAAAAAGTCCGGCGCGGAGCTGTGGAAGGCGTTCAAAGAAGCGTTCTTCGCGCTGCTCATGCCGATCATCATTCTCGGCGGCATCTACGGCGGCGTGTTTACGCCGACGGAAGCGGCGGGCGTCGCGGTCGCGTACTCCTTCTTGGTCGGGGTGTTCGCTTACCGCGAAATCAAGCTGAAGCATATCTACGAAATTTTGCGATTGTCGTCGATCACGACGGCCATCATCATGTTCATTTTGGCGAGCGCGGGCTTGTTCGGCTGGATCCTGATGCGGGAAGGCATTCCGCAGCTCGTTGCTCAGTTCTTTATCAACATTTCGGATAACCCGATCGTCTTCTTGCTCCTCATCAACTTGTTCCTGCTCGTCGTGGGCATGTTTATGGAGACGAACGCGTCCATTATCATCTTGGCTCCGCTTCTCGTGCCGGTCGCGGTACAGCTCGGCGTCGATCCGGTTCATTTCGGCATCATCATGATCGTCAACTTGGCGCTCGGCATGTGTACGCCGCCGCTCGGCATCAACCTGTTCATCTCCGCCCAAATCGCCAAGATTCGGCTGGAAGACATTACGAAA
This genomic window contains:
- a CDS encoding TRAP transporter large permease; its protein translation is MGIILFVLLLLFFALGVPIAVSMGLASAVALWYDGGTPLIVLAQRSFTSLDSFPLMAIPFFVLAGTIMEFGGISRRLVAFANALTGHFSGGLAIVTVVTSMFFAAISGSSAATTAALGSILIPAMISRGYHRNFAGSVQSVSGELGVIIPPSIPLILYGVATETSIGDLFMAGLIPGLLIGLSLIATVFVIAKKRSYAKENKKSGAELWKAFKEAFFALLMPIIILGGIYGGVFTPTEAAGVAVAYSFLVGVFAYREIKLKHIYEILRLSSITTAIIMFILASAGLFGWILMREGIPQLVAQFFINISDNPIVFLLLINLFLLVVGMFMETNASIIILAPLLVPVAVQLGVDPVHFGIIMIVNLALGMCTPPLGINLFISAQIAKIRLEDITKGMIPFYIVLIAVLMLITFVPQITMAIPNWLSK